One window from the genome of Perca flavescens isolate YP-PL-M2 chromosome 17, PFLA_1.0, whole genome shotgun sequence encodes:
- the cox20 gene encoding cytochrome c oxidase assembly protein COX20, mitochondrial has protein sequence MAGEEQESKTKGFRLLGILDVQNTPCARDAILHGAGGSLAAGLLHFLATSRVKRSFDVGFAGFMLTTLGSWFYCRMNNAKLRVQQRMIQDGIKNKVVYEGSVLDPTSKPGAPGPS, from the exons ATGGCAGGAGAAGAGCAGGAGAGCAAGACCAAG GGTTTCCGGCTGCTGGGGATTCTGGATGTCCAGAACACTCCGTGTGCCAGAGACGCCATCCTGCATGGAGCTGGGGGCTCTCTAGCTGCTGGCCTGCTACACTTTCTGGCCACTA GTCGGGTGAAGAGGTCTTTTGACGTGGGATTTGCAGGCTTTATGCTGACGACACTCGGGTCCTG GTTTTACTGCAGGATGAACAACGCCAAGCTCCGTGTGCAGCAGAGGATGATCCAGGACGGCATCAAGAACAAGGTTGTATACGAGGGGTCCGTTCTAGACCCAACAAGCAAACCTGGAGCGCCAGGGCCCTCGTGA
- the LOC114572278 gene encoding vicilin-like seed storage protein At2g18540: MDRPAESPHCRPAPPQNALDLAYKEINRMRAEIHRLAQSNTQLLKERESFCRREQENNRLEKFLETRTKQFNTEKSKNFTTLSKESEISKLKESLQFQQEKTEYQKIVDRTEEQIQQRDTIILDISKEEGLSQMHKVTTNLLQSKEAKLLESEKAWQAKYTALEEKFAKDLANSEQSWVTKVKLMEDKMKELEEKFAKDVAEREESWVTKVHLIEERKKELKEKFAKELAEREESWVTKVHLIEERKKELEEKFAKDVAEREESWVTKVRLIEERKKELEEKIAKDVAEREERWVTKVRLIEERKKELEEKFAKDVAEREESWVTKVRLIEERKKELEEKFAKDVAEREERWVTKVHLIKERKKELEEKFTKDLADKEKQLKARALSWQIHYRILDKKFKASLAKNKDLEDDKLELEELCLETKQKKRFFSFRKNRAEDRDTVLEKMKSKMYEKEMKKTAEAKKKERKLEDFLTSVDRKTTAAAASPTLRPSLANSPASDLFRVKNTH; the protein is encoded by the coding sequence ATGGATAGACCTGCAGAGAGTCCGCATTGCCGTCCAGCTCCTCCTCAAAATGCTCTTGATCTTGCTTACAAGGAGATCAACCGCATGAGAGCGGAGATACACAGGCTGGCACAGAGTAATACACAATTACTGAAAGAAAGGGAGAGCTTCTGCCGAAGGGAACAAGAAAATAACCGTCTGGAAAAGTTTCTAGAGACGAGGACGAAGCAGTTTAATACTGAAAAATCAAAGAACTTCACCACTCTCTCAAAGGAGTCAGAAATCTCCAAACTGAAGGAAAGTCTCCAATTCCAGCAGGAGAAGACGGAATACCAGAAGATTGTGGACCGGACGGAGGAACAGATCCAACAGAGGGACACTATAATCCTGGACATCAGCAAGGAGGAGGGTCTCTCTCAGATGCACAAAGTGACCACGAACCTGCTGCAGAGCAAAGAAGCCAAACTCCTGGAGAGCGAGAAGGCTTGGCAGGCAAAATACACTGCTTTGGAGGAGAAGTTCGCCAAGGACCTTGCCAACAGCGAACAGAGCTGGGTGACAAAAGTCAAACTGATGGAGGACAAGATGAAGGAACTGGAGGAGAAGTTTGCCAAGGACGTGGCCGAAAGAGAAGAGAGCTGGGTGACAAAAGTCCATTTGatagaggaaagaaagaaggaactGAAGGAGAAGTTTGCCAAGGAACTGGCCGAAAGAGAAGAGAGCTGGGTGACAAAAGTCCATCTGatagaggaaagaaagaaggaactGGAGGAGAAGTTCGCCAAGGACGTGGCCGAAAGAGAAGAGAGCTGGGTGACAAAAGTCCGTCTTatagaggaaagaaagaaggaactGGAGGAGAAGATCGCCAAGGACGTGGCCGAAAGAGAAGAGAGGTGGGTGACAAAAGTCCGTCTTatagaggaaagaaagaaggaactGGAGGAGAAGTTCGCCAAGGACGTGGCCGAAAGAGAAGAGAGCTGGGTGACAAAAGTCCGTCTTatagaggaaagaaagaaggaactGGAGGAGAAGTTCGCCAAGGACGTGGCCGAAAGAGAAGAGAGGTGGGTGACAAAAGTCCATCTgataaaggaaagaaagaaggaactGGAGGAGAAGTTCACCAAAGACCTGGCCGACAAGGAAAAGCAATTGAAGGCCAGAGCATTATCTTGGCAGATTCATTACAGAATTCTGGACAAGAAGTTCAAAGCGTCGCTGGCCAAGAACAAAGACTTGGAGGACGACAAGCTGGAGCTGGAGGAGCTCTGTCTGGAAACGAAACAGAAGAAGAGATTCTTCTCGTTCCGCAAGAATAGGGCCGAGGACAGAGACACAGTgttggagaaaatgaaaagcaaAATGTACGAGAAGGAGATGAAGAAGACAGCAGAAGcgaaaaaaaaggagaggaagTTGGAGGACTTTTTGACCAGCGTGGACAGaaagacaacagcagctgcCGCTTCCCCCACTCTTCGTCCGTCACTAGCTAACTCGCCGGCTTCCGACCTTTTTCGTGTCAAGAACACACATTAG